In Coregonus clupeaformis isolate EN_2021a chromosome 15, ASM2061545v1, whole genome shotgun sequence, one genomic interval encodes:
- the LOC121582159 gene encoding beta-hexosaminidase subunit beta isoform X2, with amino-acid sequence MAWNKFNVFHWHIVDDPSFPYLSRTFPQLSQQGAYHPYTHVYTPSDVKMIIEFARLRGIRVVPEFDTPGHTQSWGKGQKDLLTPCYSGASPSGSFGPVNPILNTTYDFMSMFFKEVSTVFPDAYVHLGGDEVDFSCWKSNPDIQKFMEQQGFGTDYSKLESFYIQRLLDIVTTTNKGYMIWQEVFDNGVKLKSDTVVHVWMGNKVEEELQKVTEAGFTTILSAPWYLDYISYGQDWQKYYRAEPLGFKGTDTQKKLVIGGEACLWGEYVDATNLTPRLWPRASAVGERLWSDRDVRNLNDAYSRLAKHRCRMVQRGIPAEPLFTGYCAHEYKGV; translated from the exons ATGGCGTGGAACAAATTCAATGTTTTCCACTGGCACATAGTAGATGACCCCTCCTTCCCCTACCTGAGCCGTACCTTCCCCCAGCTgagtcaacag GGAGCataccacccatacacacatgTGTACACGCCTTCTGATGTGAAGATGATAATCGAGTTTGCTCGCCTCAGGGGCATTCGGGTTGTCcctgagtttgacacccctgggcacACTCAGTCATGGGGCAAAG GGCAGAAGGACCTGCTGACCCCCTGTTACTCTGGAGCCAGCCCCTCTGGTTCGTTCGGACCAGTCAACCCCATCCTCAACACCACCTATGACTTTATGAGCATGTTCTTCAAGGAAGTCAGCACAGTGTTCCCTGATGCCTACGTCCATCTGGGAGGAGACGAGGTCGACTTCAGCTGCTG GAAGTCCAACCCTGACATCCAGAAGTTCATGGAGCAGCAAGGCTTTGGGACGGACTACAGCAAGCTGGAATCATTCTACATCCAGAG GCTCTTGGATATTGTCACCACTACCAACAAGGGCTACATGATCTGGCAGGAGGTATTTGACAATGGAGTAAAG ttgaagtcggacacGGTAGTGCATGTGTGGATGGGGAACAAGGTGGAGGAGGAGCTTCAGAAGGTGACAGAGGCAGGCTTCACCACCATCCTCTCTGCCCCCTGGTACCTAGACTACATTAGCTACGGACAGGACTGGCAGAAGTACTACAGGGCCGAGCCGCTGGGCTTCAAGG GCACGGATACCCAGAAAAAGCTGGTGATTGGGGGAGAGGCATGTCTGTGGGGAGAATATGTGGATGCTACCAACCTGACACCTAGACTCTG GCCCCGTGCCAGTGCTGTGGGGGAGCGGTTGTGGAGTGACAGGGATGTGAGGAACTTAAACGATGCCTACAGTCGTCTGGCCAAGCACCGCTGTCGCATGGTCCA gCGTGGTATCCCAGCTGAGCCTCTTTTTACAGGTTACTGTGCACATGAGTACAAAGGGGTATGA
- the LOC121582159 gene encoding beta-hexosaminidase subunit beta isoform X1 — MFATLKFAALLLALVVCRAAQDYDYNDAEMDEEPTDSQYGSLWPLPQKVQISTVVFKLSGASFHIIDAKESSSGASCILLQNAYRRYDEYIFTSSRKQGQNKSKKALASDISELQVWITSADSECDSYPSVTSDESYELSVDSPVAVLKAPKVWGALRGLETFSQLVYKDEYGAKSINRTDIHDFPRFAHRGLLLDTSRHFLPIKVILANLEAMAWNKFNVFHWHIVDDPSFPYLSRTFPQLSQQGAYHPYTHVYTPSDVKMIIEFARLRGIRVVPEFDTPGHTQSWGKGQKDLLTPCYSGASPSGSFGPVNPILNTTYDFMSMFFKEVSTVFPDAYVHLGGDEVDFSCWKSNPDIQKFMEQQGFGTDYSKLESFYIQRLLDIVTTTNKGYMIWQEVFDNGVKLKSDTVVHVWMGNKVEEELQKVTEAGFTTILSAPWYLDYISYGQDWQKYYRAEPLGFKGTDTQKKLVIGGEACLWGEYVDATNLTPRLWPRASAVGERLWSDRDVRNLNDAYSRLAKHRCRMVQRGIPAEPLFTGYCAHEYKGV, encoded by the exons ATGTTCGCGACGCTGAAGTTTGCAGCGTTGTTGCTCGCGCTTGTTGTCTGCCGGGCAGCGCAAGATTATGATTATAATGACGCTGAAATGGACGAGGAGCCTACTGATTCTCAGTATGGATCTCTTTGGCCGTTGCCTCAGAAAGTCCAAATATCCACGGTAGTATTCAAACTCAGCGGTGCTAGCTTCCATATAATCGACGCTAAAGAATCGTCTTCTGGTGCAAGCTGCATACTTCTTCAAAATGCATATAGAAG GTATGATGAGTACATCTTTACCAGTTCCAGAAAGCAAGGGCAAAACAAGAGCAAGAAGGCATTGGCCTCTGACATATCTGAATTACAGGTGTGGATCACGTCAGCTGACTCGGAGTGTGACAGCTACCCCAGTGTGACATCTGACGAATCAT ACGAACTGTCAGTGGACTCTCCTGTTGCTGTGCTGAAAGCACCTAAGGTGTGGGGAGCTCTAAGAG GTCTGGAGACTTTTAGCCAGTTGGTGTATAAGGATGAATATGGAGCA AAAAGCATCAATAGGACAGACATTCACGACTTCCCACGGTTTGCACATCGAGGCCTCTTATTGGACACCTCTCGTCACTTCCTGCCCATCAAAGTCATCTTAGCCAATCTG GAAGCCATGGCGTGGAACAAATTCAATGTTTTCCACTGGCACATAGTAGATGACCCCTCCTTCCCCTACCTGAGCCGTACCTTCCCCCAGCTgagtcaacag GGAGCataccacccatacacacatgTGTACACGCCTTCTGATGTGAAGATGATAATCGAGTTTGCTCGCCTCAGGGGCATTCGGGTTGTCcctgagtttgacacccctgggcacACTCAGTCATGGGGCAAAG GGCAGAAGGACCTGCTGACCCCCTGTTACTCTGGAGCCAGCCCCTCTGGTTCGTTCGGACCAGTCAACCCCATCCTCAACACCACCTATGACTTTATGAGCATGTTCTTCAAGGAAGTCAGCACAGTGTTCCCTGATGCCTACGTCCATCTGGGAGGAGACGAGGTCGACTTCAGCTGCTG GAAGTCCAACCCTGACATCCAGAAGTTCATGGAGCAGCAAGGCTTTGGGACGGACTACAGCAAGCTGGAATCATTCTACATCCAGAG GCTCTTGGATATTGTCACCACTACCAACAAGGGCTACATGATCTGGCAGGAGGTATTTGACAATGGAGTAAAG ttgaagtcggacacGGTAGTGCATGTGTGGATGGGGAACAAGGTGGAGGAGGAGCTTCAGAAGGTGACAGAGGCAGGCTTCACCACCATCCTCTCTGCCCCCTGGTACCTAGACTACATTAGCTACGGACAGGACTGGCAGAAGTACTACAGGGCCGAGCCGCTGGGCTTCAAGG GCACGGATACCCAGAAAAAGCTGGTGATTGGGGGAGAGGCATGTCTGTGGGGAGAATATGTGGATGCTACCAACCTGACACCTAGACTCTG GCCCCGTGCCAGTGCTGTGGGGGAGCGGTTGTGGAGTGACAGGGATGTGAGGAACTTAAACGATGCCTACAGTCGTCTGGCCAAGCACCGCTGTCGCATGGTCCA gCGTGGTATCCCAGCTGAGCCTCTTTTTACAGGTTACTGTGCACATGAGTACAAAGGGGTATGA
- the LOC121582158 gene encoding ectoderm-neural cortex protein 1 — MKMSVCVHENRKSRASTGSMNIYLFHKSSYADSVLMHLNTLRQQRLFTDVLLHAGSRSFPCHRAVLAACSRYFEAMFSGGLRESQASEVDFRDSIHPEVLELLLDYAYSSRVVINEENAESLLEAGDMLEFQDIRDACAEFLERNLHPSNCLGMLLLSDAHQCTKLSELSWGMCLSNFPAICKTEDFLQLPKDMVVQLLSHEELETEDERLVYEATLNWVNYDLERRHCHLPELLQTVRLALLPAIFLMENVSTEELINAQLKSKELVDEAIHCKLKILQNDGVVNSPCARPRKTSHALFLLGGQTFMCDKLYLVDQKAKEIIPKADIPSPRKEFSACAIGCKVYVTGGRGSENGVSKDVWVYDTVHEEWSKAAPMLIARFGHGSAELKHCLYVVGGHTAGTGCLPASPSVSLKQVEQFDPAANKWTMVAPLREGVSNAAVVSVKLKLFAFGGTSVTHDKLPKVQCYDPQENCWVVPASCPQPWRYTAAAVLGNQIFVMGGDTEFSACSAYKFSSDTYQWTKVGDVTAKRMSCQAVASGNKLYVVGGYFGTQRCKTLDCYDPTLDAWNSITTVPYSLIPTAFVSTWKHLPA, encoded by the exons ATGAAAATGTCTGTCTGCGTCCATGAGAACCGCAAGTCACGTGCCAGCACTGGCTCCATGAACATCTACCTGTTCCACAAGTCGTCGTACGCTGACAGCGTCCTCATGCACCTGAACACGCTGCGGCAGCAACGTCTCTTCACCGACGTCCTCCTCCACGCCGGGAGCCGCTCCTTCCCCTGCCACCGTGCCGTGCTGGCCGCCTGCAGCCGCTACTTCGAG GCTATGTTCTCTGGAGGTCTCCGGGAGAGCCAGGCCAGCGAGGTTGACTTCAGGGACTCCATCCACCCTGAGGTCCTGGAGCTATTATTAGACTACGCCTACTCCTCCCGCGTGGTCATTAACGAGGAGAACGCAGAGTCCCTCCTGGAGGCCGGGGACATGCTGGAGTTCCAGGACATCCGGGACGCCTGCGCCGAGTTCCTGGAGAGGAACCTGCACCCGTCCAACTGCCTGGGCATGCTGCTGCTGTCCGACGCCCACCAGTGCACCAAGCTGTCCGAGCTCTCCTGGGGCATGTGCCTCAGCAACTTCCCCGCCATCTGCAAGACGGAGGACTTCCTGCAGCTCCCCAAAGACATGGTGGTGCAGCTCCTTTCCCATGAGGAGCTGGAGACAGAGGACGAGAGGCTGGTCTATGAGGCCACCCTCAACTGGGTCAACTACGACCTGGAGAGGAGGCACTGCCACCTGCCAGAGCTGCTGCAGACCGTCCGCCTGGCGCTCCTCCCTGCCATCTTCCTCATGGAGAACGTGTCCACGGAGGAGCTGATCAACGCCCAGTTAAAGAGCAAGGAGCTGGTGGACGAGGCCATCCACTGCAAGCTGAAGATCCTCCAGAACGACGGGGTGGTGAACAGCCCCTGCGCCCGGCCCAGGAAGACCAGCCACGCCCTGTTCCTCCTGGGAGGGCAGACCTTCATGTGTGACAAGCTGTACTTGGTGGACCAGAAGGCCAAGGAGATCATCCCCAAGGCGGACATCCCCAGCCCCAGGAAGGAGTTCAGCGCTTGCGCAATCGGCTGTAAGGTCTACGTGACCGGTGGGAGGGGCTCGGAGAACGGTGTGTCCAAAGACGTGTGGGTCTACGACACCGTGCATGAGGAGTGGTCCAAGGCGGCGCCCATGCTCATCGCCCGCTTCGGCCATGGGTCAGCCGAGCTGAAACACTGCTTGTACGTGGTTGGAGGACACACGGCAGGCACCGGCTGTCTCCCCGCCTCGCCCTCGGTGTCCCTGAAACAGGTGGAGCAGTTCGACCCGGCGGCCAATAAGTGGACCATGGTGGCGCCGCTGAGGGAAGGCGTGAGCAACGCGGCGGTGGTCAGTGTCAAATTGAAACTCTTCGCCTTCGGAGGCACCAGCGTCACCCATGACAAACTACCCAAGGTGCAGTGCTATGACCCGCAGGAGAATTGCTGGGTGGTACCCGCCTCCTGCCCGCAGCCCTGGCGCTACACTGCCGCCGCCGTCCTCGGCAACCAGATCTTTGTGATGGGCGGGGACACAGAGTTCTCTGCGTGCTCGGCCTATAAGTTCAGCAGCGATACCTACCAGTGGACTAAAGTGGGAGACGTGACGGCCAAGAGGATGAGCTGCCAGGCCGTGGCGTCAGGTAACAAACTCTACGTGGTGGGGGGCTACTTTGGCACGCAGCGGTGTAAGACTCTGGACTGTTATGACCCGACGCTGGACGCTTGGAACAGCATCACTACCGTACCCTACTCCCTCATCCCCACTGCCTTCGTCAGCACCTGGAAACATCTCCCAGCCTGA